A single genomic interval of Phocoena sinus isolate mPhoSin1 chromosome 15, mPhoSin1.pri, whole genome shotgun sequence harbors:
- the SLC9A3R2 gene encoding Na(+)/H(+) exchange regulatory cofactor NHE-RF2 isoform X4 — protein MARSGSATPPSPAPGALPRSPSRRLVQDVNGPLRELRPRLCHLQKGPQGYGFNLHSDKSRPGQYIRSVDPGSPAAHSGLRAQDRLIEVNGQNVEGLRHAEVVASIKAREDEARLLVVDPETDEHFKRLRVTPTEEHVEGPLPSPVTNGTSSAQLNGGSACSSRSDLPGLDKDTEDGSTWKRDPFQESGLHLSPTAAEAKEKVRATRVNKRAPQMDWNRKREIFSNF, from the exons ATGGCCCGCTCTGGGAGTGCCACACCACCCTCCCCGGCCCCAGGAGCCCTTCCACGGAGCCCATCCCGGAGGCTTGTGCAG GATGTCAATGGGCCCCTGAGGGAGCTGCGCCCGAGGCTCTGCCACCTGCAAAAAGGCCCCCAGGGCTACGGGTTTAACCTGCACAGTGACAAGTCCCGGCCTGGACAATATATCCGCTCGGTGGACCCAGGCTCTCCTGCTGCCCACTCTGGCCTCCGTGCCCAGGACCGACTCATAGAG GTGAACGGGCAGAATGTGGAGGGGCTGCGCCACGCGGAGGTGGTTGCCAGCATCAAAGCACGGGAGGACGAGGCCCGGCTGCTTGTGGTGGACCCCGAAACAGATGAGCACTTCAAGCGGCTGCGGGTCACACCCACCGAGGAGCATGTGGAAG GTCCATTGCCATCACCAGTCACCAACGGGACCAGCTCGGCCCAG CTCAATGGTGGCTCCGCGTGCTCGTCCCGAAGTGACCTGCCTGGCTTAGACAAGGACACTGAG GATGGCAGCACCTGGAAGCGCGACCCTTTTCAGGAGAGCGGCCTCCACCTGAGCCCCACTGCAGCCGAGGCCAAGGAGAAGGTGAGAGCCACCAGGGTCAACAAGCGGGCACCGCAGATGGACTGGAACCGGAAGCGAGAGATCTTCAGCAACTTCTGA